In the Streptomyces sp. cg36 genome, one interval contains:
- a CDS encoding helix-turn-helix domain-containing protein: MSQLTAAGIDPFDESVYRTILVRHTAAPAELADDLSCSTERVARALDRLRENGLVGRLAGTRRRYAAIEPGAALESLVRSRTADLDAVRAAAGELSRLFTTAQRGGSEQVEVITGGEALGRWFVQLQQEAREEVITLDRPPYALTTSNPVEATALTRGVRYRAVYAPEALEWPGVLGDIRELVAHGEQARVLPGLRIKLAIADRRLALMPLSLDFSTEVRAVVIRPSALLDGLIDYWELCWRTATPLDAPAEDPLGEEDRQMLTLLVGGLKDEAIARQLGWSVRTMRRRISRLHEELGAANRFQAGVIAARRGWI, translated from the coding sequence ATGTCCCAGCTGACCGCCGCAGGCATCGACCCGTTCGACGAGAGCGTCTACCGGACGATCCTGGTCCGCCACACCGCCGCTCCCGCGGAGCTGGCCGACGACCTGTCCTGCTCCACCGAGCGGGTCGCCCGCGCCCTGGACCGGCTGCGCGAGAACGGCCTGGTGGGGCGGCTCGCCGGAACGCGCCGCCGGTACGCGGCCATTGAGCCGGGCGCGGCCCTGGAGTCCCTGGTGCGCTCCCGCACCGCGGACCTGGACGCGGTACGGGCGGCGGCCGGAGAGCTCTCGCGGCTGTTCACCACGGCCCAGCGGGGCGGCTCCGAACAGGTCGAAGTCATCACCGGCGGCGAGGCGTTGGGCCGCTGGTTCGTACAACTCCAGCAGGAGGCGCGCGAGGAGGTCATCACGCTGGACCGCCCGCCGTACGCCCTCACCACCTCCAACCCCGTCGAGGCCACCGCGCTCACCCGGGGCGTGCGCTACCGCGCCGTGTACGCCCCCGAGGCACTGGAATGGCCGGGCGTGCTCGGTGACATCCGCGAACTGGTGGCCCACGGCGAGCAGGCGCGGGTCCTGCCCGGCCTGCGGATCAAGCTGGCCATCGCGGACCGGCGCCTCGCCCTCATGCCGCTCTCCCTCGACTTCTCCACCGAGGTACGGGCGGTCGTCATCCGCCCCTCCGCCCTGCTGGACGGGCTGATCGACTACTGGGAGCTGTGCTGGCGCACGGCGACCCCGCTGGACGCGCCCGCCGAGGACCCGCTCGGCGAGGAGGACCGCCAGATGCTCACCCTGCTGGTCGGCGGGCTCAAGGACGAGGCGATCGCCCGTCAGCTGGGCTGGTCGGTGCGGACGATGCGGCGCCGGATCAGCCGCCTCCACGAGGAACTGGGCGCGGCCAACCGCTTCCAGGCGGGGGTGATCGCGGCCCGGCGGGGCTGGATCTGA
- a CDS encoding S8 family serine peptidase — translation MTPRRSLTAAVAAAVLGGLLSAVPQSATADPRHDPEQRVIVTLTGEAAAAGKGVLRSADARAIGTDRAAVAGRQKSFLDRAKGAGLRPGSPRSLSLLLNAVAVTVKSSEVAALKRLPGVASVVPDAKMRVLTDTSVPLINAPQVWRRKDPAGNGADGKGVTVAVLDSGVDYSHPDLGGGFGEGHKVVGGYDFVNRDGDPMDDNGHGTHVAGIIAGRAAEKGGVTGVAPGANLLAYKVMDDAGEGYTSDIVAGIEAAVDPANPHRADVINMSLGGYGDGTDPLGAAATAAVRAGVVVVASAGNEGPAKGTISTPGAADGVIAVGASISGLRIPTAAYKGGEKIQTYRGMVSANPPARPFTADLVDVGRGSEEDWKRAGDVKGKAVRVNMLVAQSSQDLYLPEIEMAREAERRGAVALIGGPSGSSGPVLAEAPPARRAPSPDGSVPLAAQPSLKDSGDSLRMDRLVMLGMDDTQYGELGRRLAKGRVQVTVSGTDVTDQIASFSSRGPGQRWNLKPDLVAPGYDIRSTIPKSLYEPGYYRMSGTSMAAPHAAGAAALLRQLHPGESPAKVTSELVGSTKQLKGPGASTVGSGRLDVAAAADRADTGITTTPASLSYGLADLAGRTVGGSQKLTVTNSGTRARTVRLRASGPARVSPDTLRVPAGGSASATVTLRAERPAGEAEISGTVTVTPERGAALRVPYLLVVRQLFLQAGPDPSDGTSTAVVITPAPLAKPPVLTVTPPHGRPYTVTTRPRTANVYQADITGRGEGAHLVTAEGRTTDGKTLTSNRDGFEVTPASSRGNRWQPVGPNSESGDITTAPSAPGAAVLTQYDKAGPWSTQDNGATWQQHTRLPLGNVAGRAFTVIDPHDAKRWWYASNSSSGIPRTGSILRTDDGGRTWRTLATPDARITDFLTDESGRTLLAVTATDLLLSKDGGDTWSSEPLGIPVDAVYDVAIGGDSLYFSAGKSLWKRDGLSSGTLGKATKVYESPDGRVAVTVVADRQVVAMYEVGSGIVGSFDGGRTWATLDNHGYGGTGLTITGGDMYAGYGKDIRVGRDHGRRWSTIPAANPASTTSDFDRWADGSLTVSSDAAGVYRGTPDGKDYRRLGVQGGTVNALALSGDRLLAAGPQGTHRAKLPVSGAEWGTTGGEGMIGAGTRLLQTSAKDPRIVWRVRTGAWGDFHLERSGDAGATWQQKGESNGAVYALAVHPADPDRVYVSYANLLGKGLFATEDGGATWKNLLQDRTYFTAVAGDPKRPDRLWLGAPDGLYRSDNGGDDITKVADGRVDTIEFAGSKMLTGGDAIKVSTDGGRTFRTGDTGQLPLRVSDILQVDGTLYAAATSSWDAALPRGGRGVLRSTDGGRSWHNISTGLQNLNATSLAAAGGWLYVGTVQGGVHRLKL, via the coding sequence ATGACCCCTCGTAGATCCCTCACCGCCGCAGTGGCGGCCGCCGTACTCGGCGGTCTGCTCTCGGCGGTACCCCAGTCCGCCACCGCGGACCCCCGCCACGATCCCGAGCAGCGCGTCATCGTCACGCTGACCGGGGAGGCCGCCGCTGCCGGGAAGGGCGTGCTGCGCTCCGCGGACGCCCGGGCGATCGGCACCGACCGTGCCGCCGTCGCCGGGCGGCAGAAGTCGTTCCTCGACCGGGCCAAGGGCGCCGGGCTGCGCCCCGGTTCGCCGCGCAGCCTCAGCCTGCTGCTCAACGCGGTCGCCGTGACGGTGAAGTCCTCCGAGGTCGCCGCGCTCAAGCGGCTGCCCGGGGTGGCCTCCGTGGTTCCCGACGCCAAGATGCGCGTACTGACCGACACGAGCGTGCCGCTGATCAACGCGCCGCAGGTGTGGCGCCGCAAGGACCCGGCGGGCAACGGCGCCGACGGCAAGGGCGTCACCGTCGCCGTCCTGGACAGCGGGGTCGACTACAGCCATCCCGACCTCGGCGGCGGCTTCGGCGAGGGCCACAAGGTCGTCGGCGGCTACGACTTCGTCAACCGCGACGGCGACCCGATGGACGACAACGGCCACGGCACCCACGTCGCCGGCATCATCGCGGGCCGGGCCGCCGAGAAGGGCGGCGTGACCGGTGTGGCGCCGGGCGCGAACCTGCTGGCGTACAAGGTCATGGACGACGCGGGCGAGGGCTACACCTCGGACATCGTGGCGGGCATCGAGGCGGCCGTCGACCCGGCCAATCCGCACCGCGCCGACGTCATCAACATGAGCCTCGGCGGCTACGGGGACGGCACCGACCCGCTGGGCGCGGCGGCGACCGCCGCCGTCCGGGCGGGAGTCGTGGTCGTCGCCTCCGCCGGGAACGAGGGACCGGCCAAGGGCACCATCAGCACGCCGGGCGCCGCCGACGGCGTCATCGCGGTCGGCGCCTCCATCAGCGGGCTGCGCATACCCACCGCCGCCTACAAGGGCGGCGAGAAGATCCAGACGTACCGCGGGATGGTGTCCGCGAACCCGCCCGCCAGGCCCTTCACCGCCGACCTCGTCGACGTCGGGCGGGGCAGCGAGGAGGACTGGAAGCGCGCGGGGGACGTCAAGGGCAAGGCCGTCCGCGTCAACATGCTGGTGGCCCAGTCCTCGCAGGACCTGTACCTGCCCGAGATCGAGATGGCCCGCGAGGCCGAGCGGCGCGGCGCCGTCGCGCTGATCGGCGGACCGTCCGGGAGCAGCGGACCGGTGCTCGCCGAGGCCCCGCCGGCGCGGCGGGCGCCCTCCCCCGACGGCTCGGTCCCGCTCGCCGCGCAGCCCTCCCTCAAGGACTCCGGCGACTCGCTGCGCATGGACCGCCTGGTGATGCTGGGCATGGACGACACCCAGTACGGCGAACTCGGCCGCCGGCTCGCCAAGGGCCGGGTCCAGGTGACCGTCAGCGGCACCGACGTCACCGACCAGATCGCCTCGTTCTCCTCGCGCGGCCCGGGCCAGCGGTGGAACCTCAAGCCCGACCTGGTCGCGCCTGGCTACGACATCCGCTCCACCATCCCCAAGTCCCTCTACGAGCCCGGTTACTACCGCATGTCGGGTACGTCGATGGCGGCGCCGCACGCCGCCGGCGCCGCCGCCCTGCTGCGCCAGCTGCACCCCGGTGAGAGCCCGGCGAAGGTCACCTCCGAGCTGGTGGGCTCCACCAAGCAGCTCAAGGGCCCCGGGGCGAGCACCGTCGGCTCCGGCCGCCTGGACGTCGCCGCCGCGGCCGACCGGGCGGACACCGGCATCACCACCACCCCGGCCTCCCTCTCCTACGGCCTGGCCGACCTCGCCGGACGTACGGTCGGCGGCAGCCAGAAGCTCACCGTCACCAACTCCGGCACCCGCGCCCGTACCGTACGGCTGAGGGCGAGCGGCCCGGCGCGGGTCAGCCCGGACACCCTGCGCGTCCCCGCGGGCGGCAGCGCGTCGGCGACCGTGACCCTGCGGGCCGAACGCCCGGCGGGCGAGGCCGAGATCAGCGGCACGGTCACCGTCACCCCCGAGCGCGGCGCCGCGCTGCGCGTCCCCTACCTCCTCGTCGTACGGCAGCTGTTCCTCCAGGCCGGCCCCGACCCGAGCGACGGCACGTCCACCGCCGTCGTCATCACCCCGGCACCGCTGGCGAAGCCGCCCGTGCTCACCGTCACCCCGCCGCACGGCAGGCCCTACACCGTCACCACCCGGCCGCGCACCGCCAACGTCTACCAGGCGGACATCACCGGCCGCGGCGAGGGCGCCCACCTGGTGACCGCCGAAGGACGCACCACCGACGGCAAGACGCTCACCAGCAACCGCGACGGCTTCGAGGTCACCCCCGCGAGCAGCCGCGGCAACCGCTGGCAGCCCGTCGGCCCCAACTCCGAGAGCGGTGACATCACGACCGCGCCGAGCGCCCCCGGCGCCGCCGTCCTCACCCAGTACGACAAGGCCGGCCCCTGGTCCACCCAGGACAACGGCGCCACCTGGCAGCAGCACACCAGGCTGCCGCTGGGCAATGTCGCGGGCCGCGCCTTCACCGTCATCGACCCGCACGACGCCAAGCGCTGGTGGTACGCGTCCAACAGCTCCTCCGGCATCCCGCGCACCGGCTCGATCCTGCGCACCGACGACGGCGGACGCACCTGGCGGACGCTCGCCACCCCCGACGCCCGCATCACCGACTTCCTCACCGACGAGTCGGGCAGAACCCTGCTCGCCGTCACCGCCACCGACCTGCTCCTGAGCAAGGACGGCGGCGACACCTGGAGCAGCGAGCCCCTCGGGATCCCCGTCGACGCCGTCTACGACGTGGCGATCGGCGGCGACAGCCTCTACTTCTCGGCGGGCAAGTCGCTGTGGAAGCGCGACGGCCTGTCCTCGGGCACCCTCGGCAAGGCCACCAAGGTGTACGAGTCGCCCGACGGCCGGGTCGCGGTCACCGTCGTCGCGGACCGCCAGGTCGTCGCCATGTACGAGGTCGGTTCCGGCATCGTCGGCTCCTTCGACGGCGGCCGGACGTGGGCCACGCTCGACAACCACGGATACGGCGGCACCGGTCTCACGATCACCGGCGGCGACATGTACGCCGGGTACGGCAAGGACATCCGCGTCGGCCGCGACCACGGCCGCAGGTGGAGCACCATCCCGGCCGCCAACCCGGCCTCCACCACCTCCGACTTCGACCGCTGGGCCGACGGCTCGCTGACCGTCTCCTCGGACGCGGCCGGCGTCTACCGGGGCACCCCCGACGGCAAGGACTACCGGCGCCTCGGCGTCCAGGGCGGCACCGTCAACGCCCTCGCCCTCAGCGGCGACCGGCTGCTCGCGGCCGGCCCGCAGGGCACGCACCGCGCGAAGCTGCCGGTCTCCGGCGCCGAGTGGGGCACCACCGGCGGCGAGGGCATGATCGGCGCGGGGACCCGGCTGCTGCAGACCTCCGCCAAGGACCCGCGGATCGTGTGGCGGGTGCGCACCGGCGCCTGGGGCGACTTCCACCTGGAGCGCAGCGGCGACGCGGGGGCCACCTGGCAGCAGAAGGGCGAGAGCAACGGCGCGGTGTACGCCCTGGCCGTGCACCCCGCCGACCCCGACCGCGTGTACGTCTCGTACGCGAACCTGCTCGGCAAGGGGCTGTTCGCCACCGAGGACGGCGGCGCCACCTGGAAGAACCTCCTGCAGGACCGGACGTACTTCACCGCCGTCGCGGGCGACCCGAAGAGGCCCGACCGGCTGTGGCTGGGCGCGCCCGACGGCCTCTACCGGTCCGACAACGGCGGCGACGACATCACCAAGGTCGCCGACGGACGGGTGGACACCATCGAGTTCGCCGGGTCGAAGATGCTGACCGGCGGCGACGCGATCAAGGTGTCGACGGACGGCGGCCGGACCTTCCGCACCGGCGACACCGGCCAACTGCCGCTGCGGGTCAGCGACATCCTCCAGGTGGACGGCACCCTCTACGCGGCGGCCACCAGCTCCTGGGACGCGGCGCTGCCGCGCGGCGGCCGGGGCGTCCTGCGCTCCACCGACGGCGGTCGCAGCTGGCACAACATCTCCACCGGCCTGCAGAACCTCAACGCCACCAGCCTGGCGGCGGCGGGCGGCTGGCTGTACGTGGGCACGGTGCAGGGAGGGGTGCACCGGCTGAAGCTCTGA
- a CDS encoding FAD-dependent monooxygenase has protein sequence MGTAEGVGGTGERSAIVAGGGIGGLAAGLALTRSGWRVKVLERAATFGEVGAGLSLWPNGVRALDALGVGDQVREQALAETRAGVRDTAGRWLSRTDTQELADRFGPLVMVHRARLLDILRAALPAGTLCAANEVTRVGPRDRGVEVEHGGTASRADLLVAADGIRSTVRSALWPQAPGPRYAGYTTWRLVVDAGQRLPVGGESWGRGERVGIAPLPDGRTYLFCVANAPEGQREPGRELDAIRRRFGHWHDPIPQLLAAADEESVLRHDIHALPPLASFVSGRAVLLGDAAHAMTPNLGQGANQALEDAVTLAALLDTRPDVDAALTAYDLARRPRTQRIARRSRRIGAVAQWRSAPATALRDLLLRMTPDSAVLGGLAPVLDWRPPGH, from the coding sequence ATGGGCACGGCAGAGGGCGTCGGCGGCACCGGGGAACGGTCCGCGATCGTGGCGGGCGGCGGGATCGGCGGCCTGGCCGCCGGTCTCGCGCTGACCCGGAGCGGGTGGCGGGTGAAGGTGCTGGAGCGCGCGGCCACCTTCGGCGAGGTCGGAGCGGGCCTGTCACTGTGGCCCAACGGCGTGCGCGCGCTGGACGCGCTCGGCGTCGGCGACCAGGTGCGCGAGCAGGCGCTGGCGGAGACGCGGGCGGGCGTCCGCGACACGGCGGGCCGCTGGCTGTCGCGGACCGACACCCAGGAGCTGGCCGACCGGTTCGGGCCGCTGGTGATGGTGCACCGCGCCCGGCTCCTCGACATCCTGCGGGCCGCGCTTCCGGCCGGAACGCTCTGCGCGGCCAACGAGGTCACCCGGGTCGGCCCGCGCGACCGGGGCGTCGAGGTCGAGCACGGCGGCACCGCCTCACGGGCCGATCTGCTGGTGGCCGCCGACGGCATCCGCTCCACCGTGCGCTCCGCGCTGTGGCCGCAGGCTCCCGGGCCGCGCTACGCCGGATACACCACCTGGCGGCTGGTCGTCGACGCGGGACAGCGGCTGCCGGTCGGCGGCGAGAGCTGGGGACGCGGCGAGCGGGTGGGAATCGCTCCCCTGCCGGACGGCCGCACCTATCTCTTCTGCGTCGCCAACGCCCCCGAAGGACAGCGCGAGCCCGGCCGCGAACTGGACGCGATACGCCGGCGCTTCGGGCACTGGCACGACCCCATACCCCAGCTGCTGGCCGCCGCCGACGAGGAGTCGGTCCTGCGCCACGACATCCACGCCCTGCCGCCGCTGGCCAGTTTCGTCAGCGGGCGCGCCGTCCTGCTCGGCGACGCCGCGCACGCCATGACCCCCAACCTGGGCCAGGGCGCCAACCAGGCGCTGGAGGACGCCGTGACGCTCGCCGCGCTCCTGGACACCCGGCCGGACGTCGATGCCGCGCTGACCGCGTACGACCTGGCCCGGCGTCCCCGTACCCAGCGGATAGCACGGCGCTCCCGGCGGATCGGCGCCGTCGCCCAGTGGCGCTCGGCGCCCGCCACCGCCCTGCGCGACCTGCTGCTGCGCATGACGCCGGACTCGGCCGTCCTGGGCGGGCTCGCCCCCGTACTCGACTGGCGGCCGCCCGGCCACTGA
- a CDS encoding AAA family ATPase: protein MNVGAAEAGTGDIRGRARELEAIGRLVEAADGDGPKVLVLTGEPGVGKSTLLDRAAAEARARGRRVLRVRGCEGEQGLGFAGVHQLLRPALRDLDRLPGRQRDALREAFGTGGGDGRQSPDPLMIRTGVLTLLSEAATERPVLIVVDDAQWLDVGSLDVLAFVARRLEGERIALLLAARDEAVPARFDRDFPHLTTGPLDRVAAGLLLDEQPQPPRGKARAQILEQAAGNPLALIELARARAKEPGRASGPIGSLPLTARLERLFAADLPGLPPETRRALLLAAAAGMDRLSDVLHAAPCLDDPEVWRPAEEAGLVRVESRGAGVHVRLRHPLVRVAVYQSASFADRQEAHLALAAALAHEPDRRAWHLAAASVGPDEAIAADLAESADRFTRRGGHAAAATALERAAELTPDPDRRAGRLLAAATSAMYAGHPQWVGEIAARVAALTQDPRLLAEASLRAGWSRAVTLAHDDALRFLLPVAESMAVRAPALALDALSTAATSAQKSGDPFHLAELERIAALITAEPEHSGRLWTAAVARPFAERERALERLHRMVDARRDGAFAYADLLMLGGTAWILDETGLAVRLLGRAADHHRTAARAATNCTVAQALAVALFESGDWAAARSAAEEAFSMATEAEADNISVGAQTLQAALRAVRGDHAGARAQAVEAVRGVDLRGSRSLYVRHCHTLGLAALAEGDHEAAYEHLRRVFTQDVPAAPVHRHASPYLLADLAAAAVRADRVADARAVLAAAEESVGPLRSARLDAVVHRARALLSEPDDAEPHFRAALADPAGARWPFEHALVQLDFGEWLRRRRRSARARSLLGSALEVFERLDARPWVERATAELRAAGAVVAEPAAPGAVAGLTPQELQIAQLAAEGLTNRDIGARLYLSPRTIGFHLHKVFPKLGITRRAQLRDVLGP, encoded by the coding sequence ATGAACGTCGGCGCCGCAGAGGCAGGCACGGGAGACATCCGGGGCAGGGCGCGCGAGCTGGAGGCGATCGGCCGGCTGGTCGAGGCCGCGGACGGCGACGGCCCCAAGGTGCTCGTGCTGACGGGCGAGCCGGGCGTCGGCAAGAGCACCCTGCTGGACCGGGCGGCGGCCGAGGCCCGGGCGCGGGGCCGACGCGTGCTGCGGGTCAGGGGCTGCGAGGGCGAACAGGGCCTCGGCTTCGCCGGGGTGCACCAGCTGCTGCGCCCGGCGCTGCGCGATCTGGACCGGCTGCCCGGCCGCCAACGCGACGCCCTGCGCGAGGCGTTCGGTACGGGGGGCGGTGACGGGCGGCAGTCCCCGGACCCGCTGATGATCAGGACCGGTGTGCTGACGCTGCTCTCGGAGGCGGCGACGGAACGTCCGGTGCTCATCGTCGTCGACGACGCCCAGTGGCTGGACGTGGGCTCCCTCGACGTGCTCGCCTTCGTCGCCCGGCGCCTGGAGGGCGAGCGCATCGCGCTGCTGCTCGCCGCCCGGGACGAGGCCGTCCCCGCGCGGTTCGACCGCGACTTCCCGCATCTGACGACGGGTCCGCTGGACCGGGTGGCCGCCGGGCTCCTGCTGGACGAGCAGCCGCAGCCGCCCCGGGGCAAGGCCCGCGCCCAGATACTGGAGCAGGCCGCCGGGAACCCGCTGGCTCTCATCGAACTCGCCCGGGCCCGCGCGAAGGAGCCCGGCCGGGCGAGCGGCCCGATCGGCTCGCTCCCGCTCACCGCCCGGCTCGAACGGCTCTTCGCGGCCGATCTGCCCGGCCTGCCGCCGGAGACCCGGCGCGCGCTGCTGCTCGCGGCGGCTGCCGGCATGGACCGGCTCTCCGACGTCCTGCACGCGGCCCCCTGCCTGGACGACCCCGAGGTGTGGCGCCCCGCCGAAGAGGCCGGGCTGGTGCGCGTCGAGAGCCGGGGCGCGGGCGTGCACGTACGGCTGCGCCATCCGCTGGTGCGGGTGGCGGTCTACCAGTCCGCCTCCTTCGCCGACCGCCAGGAGGCCCATCTGGCGCTGGCGGCGGCCCTGGCGCACGAACCCGACCGCAGGGCCTGGCACTTGGCGGCGGCCTCGGTGGGGCCGGACGAGGCGATCGCCGCCGACCTGGCCGAGAGCGCCGACCGCTTCACCCGCCGGGGCGGGCACGCGGCGGCGGCCACCGCCCTGGAGCGGGCGGCGGAGCTCACCCCGGACCCGGACCGCCGGGCGGGCCGCCTGCTCGCCGCGGCCACCTCCGCCATGTACGCCGGGCACCCGCAGTGGGTCGGCGAGATCGCGGCCCGGGTCGCCGCCCTGACGCAGGACCCGCGGCTGCTCGCCGAGGCGTCCTTGCGGGCCGGGTGGTCGCGGGCCGTGACGCTCGCGCACGACGACGCGCTGCGGTTCCTGCTGCCGGTCGCCGAATCCATGGCCGTCCGGGCGCCCGCGCTGGCCCTGGACGCCCTGAGCACGGCGGCGACCTCGGCGCAGAAGTCCGGCGATCCCTTCCACCTCGCCGAACTCGAACGCATCGCGGCCCTGATCACGGCGGAGCCGGAGCACAGCGGCAGGCTGTGGACGGCGGCGGTGGCCCGTCCCTTCGCGGAGCGGGAGCGGGCGCTGGAGCGGCTGCACCGCATGGTGGACGCCCGGCGGGACGGCGCGTTCGCCTACGCCGACCTGCTGATGCTGGGCGGCACGGCCTGGATCCTGGACGAGACCGGCCTTGCCGTACGGCTGCTGGGCCGGGCCGCGGACCACCACCGCACCGCCGCCCGCGCGGCCACCAACTGCACGGTGGCCCAGGCCCTCGCCGTCGCGCTGTTCGAGAGCGGCGACTGGGCGGCGGCGCGGTCGGCCGCCGAGGAGGCGTTCAGCATGGCCACGGAGGCCGAGGCGGACAACATCTCGGTGGGAGCACAGACCCTCCAGGCCGCGCTGCGCGCCGTCCGCGGCGACCACGCCGGGGCCCGGGCGCAGGCCGTCGAAGCGGTGCGCGGCGTCGACCTGCGCGGCTCGCGCAGCCTGTACGTCCGGCACTGCCACACGCTGGGCCTCGCGGCGCTCGCGGAGGGCGACCACGAAGCCGCGTACGAGCACCTCCGACGCGTCTTCACCCAGGACGTGCCCGCGGCCCCGGTGCATCGGCACGCCTCGCCCTACCTCCTCGCCGACCTCGCCGCCGCCGCCGTCCGCGCCGACCGGGTGGCGGACGCCCGGGCCGTGCTGGCCGCCGCGGAGGAGAGCGTGGGCCCCCTCCGCTCCGCCCGGCTGGACGCGGTCGTGCACCGGGCCCGGGCGCTGCTGAGCGAGCCCGACGACGCCGAACCCCACTTCCGAGCGGCGCTCGCCGACCCGGCGGGCGCCCGATGGCCCTTCGAACACGCCTTGGTCCAGCTGGACTTCGGCGAGTGGCTGCGGCGGCGCAGACGGTCGGCGCGGGCGCGCTCGCTGCTCGGCAGCGCGCTGGAGGTCTTCGAACGGCTCGACGCCCGGCCGTGGGTGGAGCGCGCCACCGCCGAACTGCGGGCGGCGGGCGCGGTGGTGGCGGAACCCGCGGCGCCCGGCGCGGTCGCCGGGCTCACCCCGCAGGAGCTCCAGATCGCCCAGCTGGCCGCGGAGGGACTGACCAACCGGGACATCGGGGCCCGGCTGTATCTGTCGCCCCGCACCATCGGCTTCCATCTGCACAAGGTGTTCCCGAAGCTGGGCATCACCCGGCGCGCCCAGCTGCGCGATGTCCTCGGCCCCTGA